A window of the Lactuca sativa cultivar Salinas chromosome 7, Lsat_Salinas_v11, whole genome shotgun sequence genome harbors these coding sequences:
- the LOC111900990 gene encoding uncharacterized protein LOC111900990: MGRSLFACFSKRSSKTSSSDINKSTATHDAAADDLTADELKRGGPVVVELFSSQGCATSPEAELLFSRIGRGDFNLEVPVILMAYHVDYWDYNGWKDPFGSSQWTVRQKEYVESLNLDTMFTPQVVIQGRSQCIGNDEEGLISAITSATRYPPPAFQATFERRTPESLQVTLKGALRAKLDGGGADIMVALYESGLVTDCRNGDNKDRILANDFVVRKLGKLCSGDKLPPKKPITGTLDFGVWEGFNSAKCGIVVFVQQHGSHHIFGSQRIQLPANL, encoded by the exons ATGGGGCGTAGCCTCTTCGCCTGCTTCTCCAAACgctcctccaaaacctcctctTCTGATATCAACAAGTCAACCGCAACACATGACGCCGCCGCGGACGACTTGACGGCCGATGAGTTAAAAAGAGGAGGACCGGTGGTGGTGGAGCTGTTCTCTTCCCAAGGATGCGCCACATCGCCGGAGGCGGAGCTTCTGTTCTCGAGGATAGGTAGGGGAGATTTCAATCTTGAAGTTCCGGTGATATTAATGGCGTACCATGTTGATTACTGGGATTATAACGGATGGAAGGATCCGTTTGGGTCGAGCCAGTGGACGGTGAGACAAAAGGAGTATGTAGAGTCGTTGAATCTCGACACCATGTTTACGCCGCAGGTGGTGATTCAGGGGAGGAGTCAGTGCATCGGAAACGACGAGGAGGGTCTAATCTCCGCCATCACCTCCGCAACCAGATACCCCCCGCCGGCGTTCCAG GCGACATTCGAGAGGCGTACACCGGAATCCTTGCAGGTCACCCTGAAAGGCGCGTTACGCGCCAAATTAGACGGCGGAGGAGCAGACATCATGGTGGCGCTATACGAAAGCGGGCTCGTTACCGACTGCCGGAACGGCGACAACAAGGATCGAATTCTAGCCAATGATTTCGTCGTTAGAAAGCTCGGAAAGCTCTGCTCCGGCGACAAGCTACCTCCGAAGAAGCCGATTACAGGAACACTCGATTTTGGGGTTTGGGAAGGTTTCAACAGCGCCAAATGCGGAATCGTAGTGTTTGTTCAGCAACATGGATCTCATCATATTTTTGGTTCTCAACGTATTCAACTACCAGCCAATCTCTGA
- the LOC111900998 gene encoding vesicle-associated protein 4-1, which produces MSIVDHRRSHSDGKPWRLCPFWQSGTPSSSFSSTRNLQFQGQKSHENGVESKRRTSNKVSSVAKSLLPARRRLRLDPANNLYFPYEPGKQVRSAVRIKNHSSSHVAFKFQTTAPKSCYMRPPGGILAPGETIIATVFKFVEQPEKNEKQLNQRSKVKFKIMSLKVKEGTDYVPELFDEQKNEVVVERILRVIFLNAERPTPALEKLKHQLAEAEAELEIRKKPQVDTSPKVVGQGMVIDEWKERREKYLARQQVEGVDLS; this is translated from the exons ATGTCTATCGTCGATCACCGCCGTTCCCATTCAGATGGAAAGCCCTGGCGACTATGTCCGTTTTGGCAATCTGGAACACCTTCTTCGTCGTTTTCATCAACGCGGAATCTTCAATTTCAGGGTCAGAAAAGCCATGAAAATGGTGTCGAATCCAAACGTCGGACTTCCAATAAGGTATCCTCGGTGGCGAAATCGCTCTTACCAGCTAGGCGTAGACTCCGCCTTGATCCGGCTAACAACCTTTATTTTCCTT ATGAACCTGGTAAACAGGTGAGAAGTGCTGTTCGAATCAAGAACCATAGCAGCTCTCATGTCGCTTTTAAG TTTCAAACTACTGCACCAAAGAGCTGTTACATGCGACCTCCTGGTGGTATTCTGGCACCTGGAGAAACCATTATTGCTACAG TTTTCAAGTTTGTTGAACAACCTGAGAAAAACGAAAAACAACTAAACCAAAGGAGTAAAGTTAAGTTCAAGATCATGAGCCTGAAAGTGAAAGAAGGAACAGATTATGTTCCCGAATTG TTTGATGAACAAAAGAATGAAGTAGTTGTTGAGCGAATTTTACGTGTTATCTTCTTGAATGCAGAACGTCCTACCCCT GCATTGGAAAAACTAAAGCATCAATTGGCTGAAGCTGAAGCTGAATTAGAGATACGAAAAAAGCCTCAAGTCGACACATCTCCAAAAGTTGTTGGCCAAGGGATGGTTATAGATGAGTGG AAAGAAAGAAGGGAGAAATACCTTGCTCGACAACAAGTTGAGGGTGTAGATTTGTCATAA
- the LOC111901008 gene encoding cytochrome b6-f complex iron-sulfur subunit, chloroplastic yields MAALTIPPANSQCCSSKNPVFSPTKGLMAKSARFETAVPEKGMKVTCQAAASIGADGVSVMERRKLMSLLLFGAIGLPAAGMLAPYTTRPSSATWEGGINARDEIGNNIIASEWLNTHAPGDKTLTQGLKGDPTYLIVEKNKSIATYGINAVCTHLGCIVPWNTVEKKFMCPCHGSQYDNYGKLIKGPAPMSLELARVEIDDDKVVFVRWTETDFRTGDDDDDAPWWS; encoded by the exons ATGGCTGCTCTCACAATTCCTCCGGCCAATTCTCAG TGCTGTTCTAGCAAGAATCCAGTGTTCTCACCGACCAAAGGACTAATGGCGAAATCGGCCAGATTTGAAACGGCGGTACCTGAAAAGGGGATGAAGGTGACATGTCAGGCTGCAGCAAGCATTGGCGCCGACGGTGTTTCTGTTATGGAGAGGAGGAAGCTTATGAGCTTGTTGCTATTCGGCGCCATTGGTCTACCCGCCGCCGGCATGTTAGCACCTTATACCACACGACCTAG TTCAGCGACTTGGGAAGGTGGTATCAACGCTAGGGACGAGATTGGAAACAATATTATTGCATCAGAATGGCTAAACACCCATGCACCTGGTGACAAAACCCTTACTCAAGGCTTAAAG GGAGATCCAACCTACCTTATTGTGGAGAAGAACAAAAGTATAGCAACATACGGGATAAATGCAGTATGCACTCATTTAGGTTGCATAGTACCATGGAACACAGTAGAAAAGAAATTTATGTGCCCATGCCATGGTTCACAATATGATAATTATGGAAAACTTATTAAAGGTCCTGCTCCTATG TCTTTGGAACTGGCTCGTGTAGAAATAGATGATGACAAAGTGGTGTTTGTTCGGTGGACAGAAACCGATTTTAGAacaggtgatgatgatgatgatgctccatggtggtcTTAA
- the LOC111901087 gene encoding putative cyclin-D6-1: protein MEFNPTNPLLVRHNTSNRALVQKYFDLEVDFMVARGYSEDQRFIAIRSIAISKIEEYTSDQVDSFVPFLAITYVDRFLSTHINIPVVLRDKGFEENLKLFVFCCVSIACKIRCSNFSFVELWNKHKRAEVRDVLVMELQILEGLEWKVRPVTAITFMYFFLPLLKTEDPQQFLPISTVSNIIVSIQRDVRFTEFRPSTLAASSILVAAYKLLPELYSEFSRRLSRSGFVQQTELEQCLDELKEHVIPDYILNPEKCPVILKEINKWGVKSEKGKELMIEDSSPDDHEDTSEITTEISKEEDKEEMPMNFDLNWVDPEPRPIPRPVKQER from the exons ATGGAATTCAATCCAACAAATCCATTACTGGTTCGCCACAATACAAGTAATCGAGCTCTAGTCCAGAAGTACTTCGATCTCGAGGTGGATTTCATGGTTGCTCGTGGTTATTCCGAAGATCAGAGGTTCATTGCAATCAGATCAATTGCAATTTCCAAAATCGAAGAG TATACATCTGATCAAGTTGATTCGTTCGTGCCTTTTCTTGCTATCACTTATGTCGATCGTTTCCTGTCAACACACATCAATATACCG GTGGTTCTACGCGACAAAGGTTTTGAAGAAAATTTGAAGTTATTTGTCTTCTGTTGCGTTTCAATCGCTTGCAAAATACGCTGTTCAAACTTCTCGTTCGTTGAACTTTGG AATAAACACAAAAGGGCGGAAGTTAGAGACGTTCTAGTTATGGAGCTTCAGATCTTAGAAGGTCTAGAATGGAAGGTACGACCAGTGACTGCCATAACCTTCATGTATTTCTTCCTTCCTCTGCTTAAGACCGAAGATCCGCAgcagtttctaccaatttccacTGTTTCTAACATAATCGTTTCTATCCAAAGAG ATGTTAGATTCACAGAATTCAGGCCTTCTACACTTGCAGCTTCATCAATTCTAGTAGCTGCCTACAAATTACTTCCCGAACTGTATTCTGAATTCTCACGTAGACTTTCAAGATCTGGATTTGTTCAACAG ACTGAACTGGAACAATGCTTGGACGAACTGAAGGAACATGTTATACCAG ATTATATACTGAATCCTGAGAAATGTCCAGTGATTCTTAAAGAAATTAACAAATGGGGTGTCAAATCAGAAAAAGGAAAGGAGCTAATGATTGAAGATTCTTCACCTGATGATCATGAAGATACGTCTGAGATTACCACTGAGatttcaaaagaagaagataaagaGGAGATGCCTATGAATTTTGATCTCAATTGGGTCGACCCTGAACCCAGACCCATACCCAGACCCGTAAAACAGGAGAG ATAA